Proteins co-encoded in one Sulfurimonas sp. HSL1-2 genomic window:
- a CDS encoding CusA/CzcA family heavy metal efflux RND transporter — protein MIERLIAFSVKNRFLVLMATLFLIFGAYRAMMTTPLDALPDLSPPQVIVQVTWKGQSPEIVEDQGTYPLVSQFLSIADIRTVRGFSTYENALVYIIFKEGTDLYWARSRVLEQLAAIQSKLPEGMEVALGPDASGVGWVYEYALTSKTKSLAELRTLQDYYFKYALMGVDGVSDVATVGGFVPTFQLTVNNDALIRYGLSVGDVARVLRQNNNDTGGRIVIQNGFEWMVQAKGYLKDLDSIGKLIVTVKNGIPVTLAQLGRVEVVPAARRGVADLNGEGEVVGGIVMVRYGEDVYSVIKRIKAKMAALHIDGVDVVTTYDRSGLIDKAIGTLTDTLVEESVIVVIIIGLFLMHLRSSLIVLLVLPLVIGATFGLMKLAGIGSNIMSLGGIAIALGTVVDASIVMIENAHKRLRKKRGELGRELTPAEHAETVVAAAQQVGRPIFFALALVVVSFLPIFALSGEEGLLFTPLAFTKTFAMSAGAILAVTLVPVLMVSFIRGPIREETANPINRFFLWLYQPLLAWGLKLRYVVLAASLALLVAIAPLYEKLEWEFMPMLNEQTFMYMPVTPFGISIDQSKALTQKTDKILKSFPEVETVFGKGGRADTATDPAPLGMLETIITFKDPSQWREGMTYEQLRNDMEAALQVPGLVNSWTYPIRGRIDMLLSGIRTPVGIKLYGSDAATLQRLAQAIEQKLMPLPESQSVFADRSAAGYYIDIDIDETALQRYGLAKTALLETTRAAIGGMKVTTLYKGIERYPVALRLEEDERRNLDDIRALPVKTPLGFVPLSTFADVRYRESASVIKSEMATPVTYVYITPRPGVGAVAYKEAALKALTDFPLPPGYHMEWAGQAEYLASAMEKMRWIIPAVLAVILLLIYLSLRRFAATLIVFLTLPFALLGGVVYVWMLGFSMSIAVIVGFLALLGIAAETAIVMIVYLTDSVEASRAALGERFDAQALKAAINEGAVKRVRPKLMTVFSILAGLAPIMYTHGVGSEVMQRIAAPMLGGIVTSALLSLLIIPILYEMYERRHLNKQPGNTAHTTQKENR, from the coding sequence ATGATCGAACGTCTTATCGCCTTCAGCGTCAAAAACCGGTTTCTCGTCCTTATGGCGACGCTCTTTCTCATCTTCGGCGCCTACCGGGCGATGATGACGACGCCGCTCGACGCCCTGCCGGACCTCTCCCCGCCCCAGGTAATCGTGCAGGTCACCTGGAAGGGGCAGAGCCCCGAAATCGTCGAGGACCAGGGGACCTACCCCCTGGTGTCGCAGTTCCTCTCCATCGCCGACATCCGCACCGTGCGCGGCTTCTCCACCTATGAAAACGCGCTCGTCTATATCATCTTCAAGGAGGGGACTGATCTCTACTGGGCCCGGTCACGGGTCCTGGAGCAGCTTGCCGCCATCCAGAGCAAACTGCCCGAGGGGATGGAAGTCGCCCTGGGGCCGGACGCCTCGGGGGTGGGCTGGGTCTATGAGTACGCCCTGACGTCGAAAACGAAGAGCCTCGCCGAGCTGCGCACCCTGCAGGACTACTACTTCAAATACGCCCTGATGGGCGTCGACGGCGTCAGCGACGTGGCCACCGTGGGCGGCTTCGTACCGACCTTCCAGCTCACCGTCAACAACGACGCCCTCATCCGCTACGGCCTCTCCGTCGGCGACGTCGCGCGGGTGCTGCGGCAGAACAACAACGACACCGGCGGGCGTATCGTCATCCAGAACGGCTTCGAATGGATGGTGCAGGCGAAGGGCTACCTCAAAGATCTGGATTCCATCGGAAAGCTCATCGTCACCGTCAAAAACGGCATCCCCGTCACCCTCGCGCAGCTGGGGAGGGTGGAAGTAGTCCCCGCCGCCCGCCGCGGTGTGGCGGACCTTAACGGCGAGGGCGAGGTCGTCGGCGGGATCGTCATGGTACGTTACGGCGAGGACGTCTACAGCGTCATCAAGCGGATCAAGGCGAAAATGGCCGCCCTGCATATCGACGGCGTCGACGTCGTCACCACCTACGACCGCTCCGGGCTGATCGACAAGGCGATCGGTACCCTGACTGACACCCTCGTCGAGGAGAGCGTCATCGTCGTGATCATCATCGGCCTCTTCCTGATGCACCTGCGCTCTTCGCTCATCGTGCTGCTCGTGCTGCCGCTCGTCATCGGTGCGACCTTCGGGCTGATGAAACTGGCCGGCATCGGCAGCAACATCATGAGCCTCGGCGGGATCGCCATTGCGCTCGGTACCGTCGTGGACGCGAGCATCGTCATGATCGAAAACGCCCATAAGCGGCTGCGTAAAAAGCGCGGGGAGCTGGGCCGCGAGCTCACACCGGCCGAACACGCTGAGACGGTCGTGGCGGCGGCGCAGCAGGTGGGACGCCCCATCTTCTTCGCCCTCGCCCTCGTCGTCGTCTCTTTCCTCCCCATTTTCGCGCTCTCGGGCGAGGAGGGGCTGCTGTTTACCCCGCTGGCCTTCACCAAAACCTTCGCCATGTCCGCGGGCGCCATTCTCGCCGTCACGCTGGTGCCGGTGCTGATGGTCTCCTTTATCCGCGGCCCCATCCGCGAAGAGACCGCCAACCCCATCAACCGCTTCTTCCTCTGGCTCTACCAGCCCCTGCTGGCGTGGGGGCTGAAGCTGCGCTACGTCGTCCTGGCCGCCTCCCTCGCGCTGCTCGTCGCCATCGCGCCGCTGTACGAGAAGCTCGAGTGGGAGTTCATGCCGATGCTCAATGAACAGACGTTCATGTACATGCCGGTGACGCCGTTCGGGATCAGCATCGACCAGAGCAAGGCGCTGACGCAGAAGACGGACAAGATCCTCAAGAGCTTCCCCGAGGTGGAGACGGTCTTCGGCAAAGGGGGGCGCGCCGACACTGCCACCGACCCCGCTCCCCTGGGGATGCTGGAGACCATCATTACTTTCAAAGATCCCTCCCAGTGGCGGGAAGGAATGACCTACGAGCAGCTGCGAAACGATATGGAAGCGGCCCTCCAGGTCCCCGGGCTTGTCAACTCCTGGACCTACCCCATCCGCGGCCGGATCGATATGCTCCTAAGCGGCATCCGCACCCCCGTGGGCATCAAACTCTACGGTAGCGACGCCGCGACGCTGCAGCGGCTGGCACAAGCCATCGAACAGAAACTGATGCCGCTGCCCGAATCCCAGTCGGTCTTCGCCGACCGCTCCGCCGCGGGCTACTATATCGACATCGACATCGACGAAACGGCGCTGCAGCGCTACGGGCTGGCAAAGACGGCCCTGCTCGAAACCACCCGCGCGGCCATCGGCGGGATGAAGGTGACGACGCTCTACAAAGGGATCGAACGCTACCCGGTCGCCCTGCGGCTCGAGGAGGATGAGCGGCGGAACCTCGACGATATCCGCGCCCTTCCCGTCAAGACGCCGCTGGGGTTCGTCCCCCTCTCTACCTTCGCCGACGTCCGCTACCGTGAAAGCGCCTCGGTCATCAAGAGCGAAATGGCGACGCCGGTCACCTATGTCTACATCACGCCGCGCCCGGGCGTGGGCGCCGTCGCCTACAAAGAAGCGGCCCTGAAGGCACTCACGGACTTCCCGCTGCCGCCGGGCTACCACATGGAGTGGGCGGGCCAGGCGGAGTACCTCGCCTCGGCCATGGAGAAGATGCGCTGGATCATCCCGGCGGTGCTGGCGGTGATTTTGCTGCTCATCTACCTCTCGCTGCGGCGCTTCGCCGCGACCCTGATCGTCTTCCTGACACTGCCCTTTGCGCTGCTGGGCGGGGTCGTCTACGTCTGGATGCTCGGTTTCAGCATGAGCATCGCCGTCATCGTCGGTTTCCTCGCCCTGCTGGGGATCGCCGCGGAGACGGCCATCGTCATGATCGTCTACCTCACCGACAGCGTGGAGGCCTCCCGCGCGGCGCTGGGCGAACGTTTCGACGCCCAAGCCCTGAAGGCGGCGATCAATGAGGGGGCCGTCAAACGGGTGCGGCCCAAGCTGATGACGGTCTTTTCCATCCTCGCCGGCCTCGCCCCCATCATGTACACCCACGGGGTCGGCAGCGAGGTGATGCAGCGCATCGCCGCCCCGATGCTCGGCGGGATCGTCACCTCGGCACTGCTCAGCCTCCTCATCATCCCGATTCTCTACGAAATGTACGAGCGGCGCCACTTGAACAAACAACCGGGCAACACTGCCCACACCACACAAAAGGAAAACAGATGA
- a CDS encoding efflux RND transporter periplasmic adaptor subunit has protein sequence MRQHILVLAALLPLLLCADERPSVEQLFAVKTVKVQQTSAARAQTNYGYVRAEDSRMYDVSPRFGGYVQKLYADTRYRRVKKGEALAEVYSPEVLQAKEDYLTALRFNATRPSPEMLRSLRKKLTLLGVSRAEIDAVRSGMKAASLTTIHAPASGWLFEKSVVEGSAFKAGMKLFTIVNLERVWVEAALYQQELPRLASLNNFTVRASGVERAYPAKKLTLYPDIDPKAATVTLRLAVDNPRGELLPGMYATVTAAAAALPLLTLPRTAVLRKHGGWYVFRAGDFKGVFEPVKIVVKPLDKDRFEVVSGLNAGDEVAGDALFMLDADAQISGLE, from the coding sequence ATGAGACAACACATCCTAGTGCTCGCAGCCCTGCTGCCCCTGCTGCTATGTGCCGATGAGCGGCCGAGCGTCGAACAGCTCTTCGCCGTCAAAACGGTCAAAGTGCAGCAGACCAGCGCCGCGCGGGCGCAGACCAACTACGGCTATGTCCGCGCCGAAGATTCCCGCATGTACGACGTATCGCCGCGGTTCGGCGGCTATGTCCAGAAACTCTACGCCGATACACGCTACCGCCGGGTCAAGAAGGGCGAGGCGCTGGCCGAGGTCTACTCGCCCGAAGTGCTCCAGGCGAAGGAGGATTACCTCACCGCCCTGCGTTTCAACGCGACGCGCCCCAGCCCGGAGATGCTGCGCAGCCTCCGCAAAAAACTGACGCTGCTCGGTGTCAGCCGCGCCGAGATCGACGCGGTCCGCTCCGGGATGAAAGCCGCCTCCCTCACCACGATCCACGCCCCGGCATCGGGGTGGCTTTTTGAAAAGAGCGTCGTTGAGGGCTCCGCCTTCAAAGCGGGCATGAAGCTCTTTACCATCGTCAACCTTGAGCGCGTCTGGGTCGAGGCCGCGCTCTACCAGCAGGAACTGCCGCGGCTCGCCTCTCTGAACAATTTCACCGTCAGGGCCAGCGGCGTGGAGCGGGCCTACCCCGCCAAAAAACTCACGCTCTACCCCGACATCGACCCCAAGGCGGCCACGGTCACCCTGCGTCTCGCCGTCGACAACCCGCGCGGCGAGCTGCTGCCGGGCATGTACGCCACGGTCACTGCGGCGGCGGCGGCATTGCCGCTGCTCACCCTCCCCCGCACGGCGGTGCTGCGCAAGCACGGCGGATGGTACGTTTTCCGCGCCGGGGATTTCAAGGGGGTTTTCGAACCTGTCAAGATCGTGGTCAAACCCCTCGACAAGGATCGTTTCGAGGTCGTTTCGGGCTTGAACGCCGGGGATGAAGTCGCCGGCGACGCCCTCTTCATGCTCGACGCCGACGCCCAGATCAGCGGACTGGAGTAG
- a CDS encoding TolC family protein, which translates to MFRPLLALLLAAAALRAEGIDTLIDRALEQHHSLKMIEQRLGAYDAMEDKSTLFANPELLVGINDVQFDDPTDRTLEPMQFTSVTLKQKFPWFGKRGAAGEKVRAQKAVLFASLEAAQAELAKRIRLRAYTVAELNARLGVLQNYLELTNQNITLNTAYASTQRDRHMGIMSAELLRSDIAVRREKLTAMLTAQKARLAYLVQAPFDTVEADEAVTPPPPLETYLQQLENNRIYRVKAADQKAAAAETKVKALSANADPFVMVGYYYREAHPDYLSVTVGAALPLYGAERDDTEAARQAELAAAEAAADYRLQLRSEIEAAYAALTEAYRTYRIITEESLPQVEHMVDLSDAKLRSGSDLFNYFDLLERKLRFDEQRIAAKADYLRAGARLKALTGEIK; encoded by the coding sequence ATGTTCCGTCCGCTCTTAGCCCTGCTGCTCGCTGCCGCCGCGCTCCGGGCCGAGGGGATCGACACCCTGATCGACCGCGCGCTAGAACAGCACCACTCGCTGAAGATGATCGAACAGCGCCTCGGCGCCTATGACGCCATGGAGGACAAAAGCACCCTCTTCGCCAACCCGGAGCTGCTCGTTGGCATCAACGACGTCCAGTTCGACGACCCCACGGACCGCACCCTCGAGCCGATGCAGTTCACCTCCGTCACCCTGAAGCAGAAATTCCCCTGGTTCGGGAAGCGCGGCGCGGCGGGTGAGAAGGTGCGGGCACAGAAAGCCGTGCTCTTCGCCTCCCTCGAGGCGGCGCAGGCGGAGCTGGCCAAGCGGATCCGGCTGCGCGCCTACACCGTCGCCGAACTGAACGCGCGCCTGGGCGTCTTGCAAAACTACCTGGAACTAACAAACCAGAACATCACCCTCAACACCGCCTACGCCTCCACCCAGCGCGACCGCCATATGGGAATAATGTCCGCCGAACTGCTCCGCTCCGACATCGCCGTGCGCCGGGAAAAGCTTACGGCGATGCTCACGGCGCAGAAAGCGCGTCTGGCCTACCTCGTACAGGCCCCCTTCGACACCGTCGAGGCCGACGAAGCGGTCACGCCCCCGCCGCCCCTGGAGACCTACCTGCAGCAGCTGGAGAACAACCGGATCTACCGCGTCAAAGCGGCCGACCAAAAGGCCGCGGCGGCGGAGACGAAGGTCAAAGCGCTCTCGGCCAACGCCGACCCCTTCGTGATGGTCGGCTACTACTACCGCGAAGCCCACCCCGACTACCTGAGCGTCACCGTCGGCGCGGCGCTGCCGCTCTACGGCGCGGAGCGCGACGACACCGAAGCGGCGCGGCAGGCGGAGCTGGCAGCAGCGGAAGCGGCCGCCGACTACCGCCTGCAGCTTCGCAGCGAGATCGAAGCGGCGTACGCGGCGCTGACCGAGGCCTACCGCACCTACCGCATCATCACCGAGGAGAGCCTGCCCCAGGTGGAACACATGGTCGATCTCAGCGACGCGAAACTGCGCAGCGGCAGCGACCTCTTCAACTATTTCGACCTGCTTGAACGCAAGCTTCGCTTCGACGAACAGCGCATCGCCGCGAAAGCCGACTACCTCCGCGCCGGCGCGCGCCTCAAAGCATTGACGGGAGAGATCAAATGA
- a CDS encoding SO_0444 family Cu/Zn efflux transporter, protein MEYLVLFWGALVDLSNAMAPYIVFGLLFAGVLHELVPDALVTKHLGSDNVASVVKSTLFGIPLPVCSCGVIPLATSIKKSGASHGATLSFLISTPITGVDSILATYGMFGWAFTLYRVFTSMLMAMIAGILTNLFGSEPEPAPAPKAPAFSMAAPPKQAAPVGFSMASPQKEEESCCSSGCGCETEEKKRFAPGGALRYAFVTLLGDIAKPLFWGLIVGALITVAIPEDLGTLLAENSWLSYLIVIAVAVPMYVCATASLPIAAGLMLSGVSAGAAFVFLSAGPATNTVTIGVVKKMLGTRALAIYLGTITVASVVFGLMLDWLFIRAEIDPKALVHLHEEAGIIAVASSLLLWGLVLYFIAKPWFAKKEACCSGESCGCEK, encoded by the coding sequence ATGGAGTATCTGGTCCTCTTTTGGGGTGCGCTTGTCGACCTGAGCAATGCGATGGCCCCCTATATCGTTTTCGGCCTCCTCTTCGCGGGGGTCCTGCATGAGCTCGTGCCCGATGCGCTGGTCACGAAGCACCTGGGCAGCGACAACGTGGCCTCCGTCGTCAAGTCGACCCTCTTCGGCATTCCGCTGCCGGTCTGCTCCTGCGGGGTGATCCCGCTGGCGACCTCCATCAAGAAGAGCGGGGCGAGCCACGGCGCGACGCTCAGTTTCCTCATCTCGACGCCCATCACGGGGGTGGATTCCATTCTCGCGACCTACGGGATGTTCGGGTGGGCCTTTACCCTCTACCGCGTCTTCACCTCCATGCTCATGGCGATGATTGCCGGGATCCTGACAAACCTGTTCGGTTCGGAGCCTGAACCCGCGCCCGCGCCGAAGGCCCCGGCCTTCTCGATGGCCGCCCCGCCGAAACAGGCCGCGCCGGTCGGCTTCAGCATGGCGTCTCCCCAAAAAGAGGAGGAGAGCTGCTGCAGCTCCGGCTGCGGCTGCGAAACGGAGGAGAAAAAACGTTTTGCGCCCGGCGGGGCACTGCGCTACGCCTTCGTGACCCTGCTCGGCGACATCGCCAAACCGCTCTTCTGGGGACTCATCGTCGGGGCGCTGATCACGGTGGCGATCCCCGAGGACCTTGGCACACTGCTGGCCGAGAACAGCTGGCTCTCCTACCTCATTGTCATCGCCGTCGCCGTGCCGATGTACGTTTGCGCGACGGCGTCTTTGCCGATCGCGGCGGGGCTGATGCTCTCGGGGGTGAGCGCCGGGGCGGCCTTCGTCTTCCTCAGCGCGGGCCCCGCGACCAACACCGTCACCATCGGCGTCGTGAAAAAGATGTTGGGAACAAGGGCCCTCGCCATCTACCTGGGCACCATCACCGTCGCCAGCGTCGTTTTCGGGCTCATGCTCGACTGGCTCTTTATCCGGGCCGAGATCGACCCGAAGGCACTGGTGCATCTGCATGAAGAGGCGGGCATCATCGCCGTCGCTTCGTCACTGCTGCTCTGGGGGCTGGTACTTTACTTTATCGCCAAACCGTGGTTCGCGAAAAAAGAGGCGTGCTGTTCGGGGGAGTCCTGCGGCTGCGAAAAGTGA
- a CDS encoding RMD1 family protein, with product MNTASTELLALYLPKPLNYKRLQLALGAEMQKRLEGTYYLRKDDFIVVFTQFNVLAMVNMPPPERIALLQALGIDAAEHDMKQMVYQDYNICFDPALTSPFTVSNEAITLQSASDLNMVIIAYVIAQSVALDVYEQKLADYSERSRTLIEDSDSYSLFKRTRLARFAKQLVLIRHDLLIDLYLLDKPNILWDNADAEALYNSLATALELSDRFEVVSYKLGSIKDDIIMVMDITNHKHSSFLEWIIIVLIAVEIGMGLIEWFKPAFLH from the coding sequence GTGAATACGGCATCCACAGAACTGCTCGCCCTCTATCTCCCCAAACCGCTGAACTACAAGAGGCTCCAGCTTGCCCTCGGGGCGGAGATGCAGAAACGGCTGGAAGGAACCTACTATCTGCGCAAAGATGACTTTATCGTCGTCTTCACGCAGTTCAACGTACTGGCGATGGTCAACATGCCGCCGCCCGAACGCATCGCCCTGCTTCAGGCGCTCGGGATCGATGCCGCCGAACATGACATGAAACAGATGGTCTACCAGGACTACAATATCTGCTTCGACCCGGCGCTGACCTCCCCGTTTACCGTCAGCAATGAAGCGATCACCCTTCAAAGCGCCTCGGATCTGAATATGGTCATCATCGCCTATGTGATCGCCCAGAGCGTTGCCCTGGACGTTTATGAACAGAAGCTGGCCGACTACTCCGAACGGAGCCGGACCCTGATCGAGGATTCCGACAGCTATTCGCTCTTCAAACGGACCCGTCTCGCCCGTTTCGCCAAGCAGCTCGTGCTTATCCGCCACGACCTCCTTATCGACCTCTACCTGCTGGACAAACCCAACATTTTATGGGACAACGCCGATGCCGAAGCGCTCTACAACAGCCTGGCAACCGCATTGGAACTCAGCGACCGTTTCGAAGTCGTCAGTTACAAGCTCGGCAGCATCAAGGACGATATCATCATGGTCATGGATATCACCAACCATAAGCACAGTTCGTTTCTGGAGTGGATCATCATCGTCCTTATCGCCGTCGAGATCGGCATGGGACTGATCGAGTGGTTCAAGCCCGCATTTTTGCACTGA
- a CDS encoding arsenic transporter has product MLTAALLFLVTLLFVIWQPRGLQIGTTAVIGAIIAVVLGVVSIGDVWTVTGIVWDATLAFIGIILLSLVLDEIGFFEWAALKMAKLSGGSGNKMFVYILLLGALVAAFFANDGAALILTPILLAKMKHLKMNPVAVFAFLMAGGFIGDSASNPLVISNLTNIVTAGYFNLGFWEYAQAMFLPNLLSIIASIIVLWLYFRKDIPLKVDVSELPEPASVIKNMTMFKLSWGFLALLMAGYFIGDRYDLPVSLFALGGAVIFLFIANYYKAVKPIMTVKAAPWQVVWFSIGLYVVVYGLKNAGLTDYLADAVSAMAAQGEAVAVIGTGFLSAGLSAVMNNMPTIMIMDIAIADAGQNALAYANILGANLGPKMTPIGSLATLLWLHVLANKGVKIGWGEYMKVGLVITPPVLLAALVGLLF; this is encoded by the coding sequence ATGTTGACGGCAGCCCTGCTTTTTCTTGTGACACTTCTTTTCGTCATCTGGCAGCCCAGGGGGCTCCAGATCGGTACGACGGCCGTCATCGGCGCCATCATAGCCGTCGTACTCGGCGTCGTAAGTATCGGTGACGTCTGGACGGTGACGGGAATAGTCTGGGATGCGACGCTCGCCTTTATCGGGATCATCCTCCTCTCTCTTGTCCTGGACGAGATCGGCTTCTTCGAGTGGGCGGCGCTGAAGATGGCAAAGCTTTCCGGCGGCAGCGGCAACAAAATGTTCGTCTACATCCTGTTGCTCGGCGCCCTGGTGGCGGCCTTCTTCGCCAACGACGGGGCGGCGCTGATCCTCACACCGATCCTGCTGGCGAAGATGAAACACCTGAAAATGAACCCCGTTGCCGTGTTCGCCTTTTTGATGGCGGGGGGCTTTATCGGCGACAGCGCCTCCAACCCGCTGGTGATCTCCAACCTCACCAACATCGTCACGGCGGGCTATTTCAACCTTGGGTTCTGGGAGTACGCACAGGCGATGTTCCTGCCGAACCTTTTGAGCATTATTGCTTCGATCATTGTGCTCTGGCTCTATTTCCGCAAAGATATCCCGCTCAAAGTCGACGTCTCTGAACTCCCCGAGCCCGCCAGTGTCATCAAGAATATGACGATGTTTAAGCTCAGCTGGGGCTTTCTCGCCCTTTTGATGGCGGGCTACTTTATCGGCGACCGCTATGACCTCCCTGTTTCCCTCTTCGCCCTGGGCGGGGCGGTTATTTTCCTCTTCATCGCCAACTACTACAAGGCGGTCAAACCCATAATGACCGTCAAGGCGGCGCCGTGGCAGGTCGTCTGGTTTTCCATAGGCCTCTACGTCGTTGTCTACGGCCTGAAAAACGCGGGGCTGACCGATTACCTTGCCGATGCCGTATCGGCGATGGCGGCGCAGGGAGAAGCAGTTGCGGTTATCGGGACCGGCTTCCTCTCCGCCGGCCTCAGTGCCGTGATGAACAATATGCCCACCATTATGATCATGGACATCGCCATCGCCGACGCGGGCCAGAATGCCCTTGCGTACGCGAACATCCTCGGGGCAAACCTGGGGCCGAAGATGACGCCGATCGGCTCGCTGGCGACCCTTCTCTGGCTGCATGTCCTTGCCAATAAAGGCGTGAAAATAGGGTGGGGGGAGTATATGAAAGTCGGCCTTGTCATTACGCCGCCTGTTCTGCTGGCGGCGTTGGTCGGGTTGCTTTTCTAA
- a CDS encoding NAD(P)-binding domain-containing protein, which produces MDEVYNLAIIGAGPAGIAAAVESYLLGMRDIIILEKGQSHNETIRKYYKDNKRVDKDWQGQKVELDGNIYFIDGTKESTLDFFDEVLEKHSVKLQTQTEVQKIVRGDDGIFDVMVPGGSIRARYVVVTIGRMGKPNKPDYKIPPSIRKQVNYTLDDVTENEKILVVGGGDSAVEYAVDLATKNNVAICYRRATFRRANPTNQTDIANAIAHGEVRPILNTNIEGLEEEDGKVKVIFEDREPETFDRVVYAIGGTTPSAFLTGSGIGIEEGCPVHDENYESDVPGIFVAGDITQERGGSIALGLNHGFYIARHILDNDKTLRRDDDVIKRLN; this is translated from the coding sequence ATGGACGAAGTTTACAACCTGGCGATCATCGGGGCGGGCCCCGCGGGAATCGCCGCAGCGGTAGAGAGCTACCTGCTGGGGATGCGCGACATCATCATCCTGGAGAAGGGGCAGAGCCACAACGAGACGATCCGGAAATATTACAAGGACAACAAACGTGTCGACAAAGACTGGCAGGGTCAGAAGGTCGAGCTCGACGGCAACATCTACTTTATCGACGGCACGAAAGAGAGCACCCTCGACTTTTTCGATGAGGTACTGGAGAAACACTCTGTCAAACTGCAGACGCAGACGGAAGTGCAGAAGATCGTCAGAGGCGACGACGGCATCTTCGATGTCATGGTCCCCGGCGGCAGCATCCGTGCGCGCTATGTTGTCGTCACCATCGGCCGGATGGGCAAACCGAACAAACCCGATTACAAGATTCCGCCTTCGATCCGCAAACAGGTCAACTACACCCTCGACGACGTGACGGAGAACGAGAAGATTCTTGTTGTCGGCGGGGGGGATTCGGCGGTCGAGTATGCCGTCGACCTGGCCACGAAAAACAATGTGGCCATCTGCTACCGCCGTGCGACGTTCCGACGCGCCAACCCGACGAACCAGACCGATATCGCCAATGCCATTGCCCATGGCGAGGTACGCCCTATTCTCAATACAAACATCGAAGGCCTTGAAGAGGAGGACGGCAAAGTGAAGGTGATCTTCGAAGATCGCGAGCCGGAGACCTTTGACCGCGTCGTTTACGCCATCGGCGGGACGACACCGAGTGCCTTCCTGACGGGATCGGGCATTGGGATCGAAGAGGGGTGCCCGGTCCACGATGAAAACTACGAGAGCGACGTCCCGGGCATCTTTGTTGCCGGGGATATCACCCAGGAGCGTGGTGGCTCCATCGCACTTGGGCTGAACCACGGATTCTATATCGCGCGGCACATTCTCGACAACGACAAGACGCTGCGGCGTGACGACGACGTTATCAAGCGGCTCAATTAA
- the amrB gene encoding AmmeMemoRadiSam system protein B — MSARTTAHAGTFYPAQASEIERFFKAFEEMGNVDVPETPRALIVPHAGYMYSGFTAHLAFEQLRHSTAKRAIVIGPSHRVAFHGMSVSLFDEFSTPLGDLTIDRTYAEKLKEKYGLAFEPAMHMEHSTEVQMPFIKHYAPQLEVVEMVYGAFDPNTLGVIITDLLKDEENVVVISTDLSHFYTEEEANRLDNICLNAINKREPSMMHSGCEACGAIGVEGVLIAAQNDDLNVKLLDYRTSSWTTKDTSNVVGYTSAVFY; from the coding sequence ATGAGCGCACGCACAACCGCACATGCCGGGACCTTCTACCCGGCCCAGGCTTCGGAAATTGAACGTTTTTTCAAAGCGTTCGAGGAGATGGGAAACGTCGACGTTCCCGAAACGCCGCGGGCGCTGATCGTCCCCCACGCCGGTTACATGTATTCGGGCTTTACCGCGCACCTGGCCTTTGAGCAGCTGCGCCATTCAACCGCCAAACGCGCCATCGTCATCGGCCCTTCACACCGGGTCGCCTTTCACGGGATGAGCGTCTCGCTTTTTGACGAGTTCTCCACCCCGCTGGGGGACCTGACCATCGACAGGACTTATGCCGAGAAGCTGAAGGAGAAATACGGGCTCGCGTTCGAGCCCGCAATGCACATGGAACACTCGACGGAGGTACAGATGCCCTTTATCAAGCACTACGCCCCGCAGCTGGAAGTCGTGGAGATGGTCTACGGCGCCTTCGACCCGAACACACTCGGCGTCATCATTACCGACCTGCTCAAAGACGAGGAGAACGTCGTCGTCATCAGCACGGACCTCAGCCACTTCTATACGGAAGAAGAGGCGAACAGGCTCGACAATATCTGCCTGAACGCCATTAACAAACGGGAGCCTTCCATGATGCATTCGGGATGCGAAGCCTGCGGCGCCATCGGGGTGGAAGGGGTACTTATTGCTGCCCAGAACGACGACCTCAATGTCAAGCTCCTCGACTACCGCACCAGCAGCTGGACGACCAAGGATACAAGCAACGTCGTCGGATATACTTCGGCGGTCTTCTACTAA